One region of Lactobacillus johnsonii genomic DNA includes:
- the recG gene encoding ATP-dependent DNA helicase RecG — protein MNNKQSKLFEPVTELKGVGAKTATALASLGINTIYDLLFYFPFRYDDLETIPLDQIEDGQKVLLKGMVVTDPFVSRFGYRKTRLSFKMKIDHDIIMVNFFNQPWLKDKVESGKEVAVYGKYQVARQSLSGFKLVAEKRDSVFAPIYSVNRHLKQNKLQKLIDLALEKAINEVGETIPVSIREKYRLLSDRVLVEKMHHPKNGNEAKIARRSAIFREFFLFQMQLAQLLSQRNEDAPGVEKKYDLAAVKELIEEIPFELSDDQKKVVNEIFADLHSKRQMRRLLQGDVGSGKTVVAVFAIYAAVTAGYQAALMVPTEILAQQHFAKIDELLKPLGVRVVLLTGDTKDLEKKEIYRELADGTINVVIGTHALIRKDVHFKNLGLVIIDEQHRFGVNQRNTLIKKGDAPDILAMTATPIPRTLALTVYGDMAVSEIRHLPKGRKPVVSSWATSSKLREVLDLMRSQLDKGFQIYVVTPLISESEKSDLKNAEDLQAKIAHYFKDENVVLLHGQMKGDQKNEIMDSFAAGKINILVTTSVIEVGVDVPNANMMMIFNADRFGLSQLHQLRGRIGRGQTQSFCVFVSDPKTEIGKKRMNIITSTSNGFKLAEEDLKLRGEGDVFGKAQSGLPQFQVGDVVNDYNALVTAQKEARNLIKSDPDLTSPENKFLQEVLKYKKDLNNNYK, from the coding sequence ATGAATAATAAGCAGAGTAAGTTATTTGAACCAGTAACTGAGTTAAAGGGTGTAGGAGCAAAGACAGCTACAGCTTTGGCCAGTCTTGGCATTAATACAATTTATGATTTACTATTTTATTTTCCTTTTAGATATGATGATTTAGAGACAATTCCTCTTGATCAAATTGAAGATGGGCAGAAAGTCTTATTAAAGGGAATGGTGGTAACAGATCCATTTGTTAGCCGATTTGGTTATCGAAAAACAAGGCTCAGCTTTAAAATGAAAATTGATCATGACATTATCATGGTCAATTTTTTTAATCAGCCCTGGTTAAAGGATAAAGTGGAATCAGGTAAGGAAGTTGCAGTATATGGCAAGTATCAAGTAGCGCGGCAGTCATTAAGTGGCTTTAAATTAGTAGCTGAAAAGAGAGATTCGGTTTTTGCTCCTATTTATTCTGTCAATCGTCATTTGAAGCAAAATAAGCTGCAAAAGTTAATTGATCTTGCTTTAGAGAAAGCTATAAATGAAGTTGGAGAAACAATCCCAGTTTCTATAAGAGAAAAATATCGCTTGCTGTCTGATCGTGTTTTGGTAGAAAAAATGCATCATCCCAAAAATGGAAATGAGGCGAAGATAGCACGGCGAAGTGCTATTTTTAGAGAGTTCTTCCTTTTTCAAATGCAACTTGCTCAACTTCTTTCCCAAAGAAATGAAGATGCACCTGGAGTAGAAAAGAAATATGATTTAGCTGCTGTTAAGGAATTAATTGAAGAAATTCCTTTTGAGTTATCTGACGATCAAAAAAAAGTTGTAAATGAAATATTTGCGGATCTTCATTCTAAAAGACAAATGCGAAGACTACTGCAGGGAGACGTGGGTAGTGGTAAAACCGTAGTAGCAGTTTTTGCAATTTATGCCGCTGTTACTGCGGGCTATCAAGCTGCATTAATGGTGCCAACAGAAATTTTAGCTCAGCAGCATTTTGCTAAAATAGATGAATTGCTGAAGCCTTTGGGTGTTCGAGTTGTCTTATTGACGGGAGACACTAAGGATTTAGAAAAGAAAGAAATTTATCGTGAATTAGCTGATGGAACAATCAATGTTGTGATTGGGACCCATGCATTAATCCGAAAAGATGTTCATTTTAAAAATCTAGGCCTCGTTATAATTGATGAGCAACACAGATTTGGAGTAAACCAAAGAAATACGTTGATTAAAAAAGGTGACGCACCTGATATCCTAGCAATGACAGCCACCCCAATTCCTCGTACATTAGCCTTAACCGTATACGGAGATATGGCTGTTTCTGAAATTAGGCACTTACCAAAAGGAAGAAAGCCAGTAGTTTCGTCATGGGCAACTTCTAGCAAATTGAGAGAGGTTCTTGATTTGATGCGTTCACAGTTAGATAAGGGTTTTCAAATATATGTTGTAACTCCTTTAATTAGTGAATCAGAGAAAAGTGACTTAAAAAACGCTGAGGATTTACAAGCAAAAATTGCTCATTATTTTAAAGACGAAAATGTTGTTTTGCTTCATGGCCAGATGAAAGGCGATCAGAAAAATGAAATTATGGATAGCTTTGCTGCAGGTAAGATTAATATTTTAGTTACTACAAGTGTAATTGAAGTTGGTGTCGATGTTCCGAATGCAAATATGATGATGATCTTTAATGCTGATCGCTTTGGATTAAGTCAGTTGCATCAGCTACGAGGAAGAATTGGCCGCGGGCAGACACAAAGTTTTTGTGTGTTTGTGAGTGATCCTAAAACAGAAATTGGTAAGAAACGAATGAACATTATTACCTCTACTAGTAATGGTTTTAAATTAGCAGAAGAAGATTTAAAGCTACGTGGTGAAGGAGATGTTTTTGGAAAGGCTCAATCTGGTTTACCTCAGTTTCAAGTTGGGGATGTAGTAAATGACTATAATGCCTTAGTTACAGCTCAAAAAGAAGCTCGTAACCTAATTAAGTCTGATCCAGATTTGACTAGTCCAGAAAACAAATTTTTACAAGAAGTGCTAAAATATAAGAAAGATTTGAATAATAATTATAAATAA
- the plsX gene encoding phosphate acyltransferase PlsX, with protein MKIIAIDAMGGENAPKAIVDAVLKAKPKLKDTKFVLFGDEEKINKLIPTEQKDRIDVIATSEVIVDSDEPVKAIRRKKDSSMVVAANYVKAGKADALFSLGNTGALLACGIFIIGRIKGVERPALMPTLPSAKSEEGFNIIDVGANAQSKPEYLVQWAQMANFYAQKIRNIKNPTVALLNNGAEDDKGDPLHQEAYKLLKATDLNFIGNAEGNDLMEGKADVIVTDGFTGNATLKAIEGTASVILRLLKDSLLNNGLRPKVGALLAKPGLTALKKRFDTARYGGAVLLGVNAPVVKTHGRSNIRPIYYTLLQIDKMLSQDLVGEYKKYFSESR; from the coding sequence ATGAAAATAATTGCAATTGATGCCATGGGAGGAGAAAATGCTCCTAAGGCTATTGTTGATGCCGTATTAAAAGCAAAGCCGAAATTAAAAGATACAAAATTTGTTTTATTTGGGGATGAAGAAAAGATTAATAAACTAATTCCCACTGAGCAAAAAGATAGAATTGACGTTATTGCAACGAGTGAAGTTATTGTTGATAGTGACGAGCCGGTAAAAGCAATTAGACGTAAGAAAGATTCTTCAATGGTTGTTGCTGCGAACTATGTAAAGGCAGGAAAAGCAGACGCCTTATTTTCACTCGGAAATACGGGTGCGCTCTTAGCTTGCGGGATTTTTATTATTGGCCGAATTAAAGGTGTAGAGCGTCCAGCTTTAATGCCAACTCTTCCTAGTGCTAAAAGCGAGGAGGGCTTTAATATTATTGATGTTGGCGCAAATGCACAAAGTAAGCCTGAATATTTAGTACAATGGGCACAAATGGCTAATTTTTATGCTCAAAAAATTAGAAATATTAAAAATCCAACGGTAGCTTTATTAAATAATGGTGCAGAAGATGATAAAGGAGATCCCCTTCACCAAGAAGCTTATAAGCTTCTTAAAGCAACTGATCTTAATTTTATTGGTAATGCTGAAGGAAATGATTTAATGGAGGGTAAAGCCGATGTGATTGTAACAGATGGTTTTACTGGAAATGCCACTCTGAAGGCAATAGAAGGAACTGCAAGCGTAATTTTACGTCTGCTTAAGGATTCTTTGCTAAATAATGGATTACGTCCTAAGGTGGGAGCTTTATTAGCAAAGCCAGGACTTACTGCATTAAAGAAAAGATTTGATACGGCAAGATATGGGGGAGCAGTTTTACTTGGGGTAAATGCACCTGTTGTGAAGACGCACGGTAGATCGAATATCCGACCTATTTATTACACTTTATTACAAATTGATAAGATGTTGAGTCAAGATTTGGTTGGCGAATATAAAAAATACTTTAGTGAATCTCGCTAG
- the acpP gene encoding acyl carrier protein, protein MTEEEIFNKIADMISERFSIDRDKITKDLNFQNDLDADSIDFVELVMDLEDTFGAEIPDDDAEKLQTVGEAVEYIKSHQN, encoded by the coding sequence ATGACCGAAGAGGAAATTTTTAATAAAATTGCTGATATGATTTCAGAACGCTTTAGTATTGATCGTGATAAGATCACTAAAGATTTAAATTTTCAGAATGATTTAGATGCAGATTCAATTGATTTCGTTGAGTTAGTAATGGATCTAGAAGATACATTTGGAGCAGAGATTCCAGATGATGATGCGGAAAAATTACAAACTGTTGGTGAAGCGGTAGAATATATTAAGAGTCACCAAAATTAA
- a CDS encoding ABC transporter ATP-binding protein, with the protein MEKQSDLLLDIEHLHTAYRLHGKFYDAADDINLTLKRNEILAVVGESGCGKSTIASSIIGLYDHKNTKVTGDILYNELNLVNLNESLFNKIRGNNIGMIFQDPLASLNPLMKVGDQVAETLYYHTDMDEKARHARVIELFNQVGMPRPEEMYEMYPHELSGGLRQRVVIAIAIACKPEIIIADEPTTALDVTIQAQILDLLKEIQKESHSGIVLITHDLGVVAETADQVAVMYAGQIVEKADVKTIFENPLHPYTRSLLHSMPQTDDESEDLHVIHGTVPSLINMPRTGDRFAARIPWIPASAHEENPKIHEVEPGHFVRCTCWQSFHFQDEEKKG; encoded by the coding sequence TTGGAAAAGCAAAGTGATCTTTTATTAGATATCGAACACTTGCATACCGCATATCGTTTACACGGTAAGTTTTATGATGCCGCTGATGACATTAACTTAACCTTGAAACGAAATGAGATTTTGGCAGTTGTTGGAGAATCTGGTTGTGGTAAAAGTACAATTGCTTCAAGCATTATTGGTTTGTATGACCACAAGAATACGAAAGTAACTGGCGATATTTTATACAATGAATTGAACCTAGTTAACTTAAATGAATCATTATTTAATAAAATTCGTGGTAATAATATTGGGATGATTTTCCAGGATCCATTAGCATCTCTTAATCCATTAATGAAGGTTGGAGATCAAGTTGCTGAGACACTTTACTATCATACTGATATGGATGAGAAAGCTCGTCATGCACGCGTAATTGAACTCTTTAATCAAGTTGGAATGCCTCGTCCAGAAGAAATGTACGAGATGTACCCACATGAATTATCTGGTGGGTTACGTCAACGTGTCGTAATTGCGATCGCAATTGCATGTAAGCCAGAAATTATTATTGCTGATGAACCAACTACCGCTTTGGATGTTACTATTCAGGCACAAATCTTAGATTTACTTAAAGAAATTCAAAAAGAATCTCATTCAGGAATTGTTTTAATTACACACGACTTAGGTGTTGTTGCTGAAACTGCTGATCAAGTAGCAGTTATGTATGCAGGACAAATTGTTGAAAAAGCGGATGTTAAAACAATTTTTGAAAATCCTCTTCATCCATATACACGTTCACTTTTACACTCTATGCCACAAACAGATGATGAAAGTGAAGACCTACATGTGATTCATGGAACAGTTCCTTCATTGATTAACATGCCAAGAACTGGGGATAGATTTGCAGCTAGAATTCCTTGGATTCCAGCTAGTGCTCATGAAGAGAACCCTAAGATTCATGAAGTTGAACCAGGACATTTTGTAAGATGTACTTGCTGGCAAAGCTTCCATTTCCAAGATGAAGAGAAGAAAGGATAG
- a CDS encoding ABC transporter ATP-binding protein produces the protein MADEIIEIKNLKVHYPIRSGFWNRVTGYVKAVDGINLSIKEGETYGLIGESGSGKSTTGKAIVGVEKVTSGQILYKGVDVTKASNRKKLNYNKDVQMIFQDSMSSLNPRKRIEDIIAEPIRNFENLTTDEERKRVQELLDIVGMPSDAIYKYPHEFSGGQRQRIGVARAVATRPKLIVADEPTSALDLSVQAQVLNFMKHIQQEYNIAYLFISHDLGVVKHMSEDIAIMHRGRFVEIGKRDQIYKNPMHIYTKRLLSAIPVVDVENREKHKEERQRVEQEFLQDQDKWYEKDGRVLPLQKVGERHFVALPKDMIEQELKEGE, from the coding sequence ATGGCCGATGAAATAATCGAAATAAAAAATTTAAAAGTTCACTATCCAATTCGTTCTGGATTTTGGAATAGAGTTACTGGATATGTCAAAGCCGTTGATGGAATTAATCTTTCAATTAAAGAAGGAGAAACCTACGGTCTAATTGGAGAATCAGGTTCCGGTAAATCAACTACTGGTAAAGCAATTGTTGGTGTAGAAAAAGTAACTAGCGGACAAATTTTGTATAAAGGTGTTGATGTTACTAAAGCATCAAATCGTAAAAAACTTAACTACAATAAAGATGTTCAAATGATTTTCCAGGATTCAATGTCGAGTTTGAATCCTAGAAAACGAATTGAAGATATTATTGCTGAACCTATTAGAAACTTTGAAAACTTAACAACCGATGAAGAAAGAAAACGAGTTCAAGAACTACTAGATATTGTTGGTATGCCTAGTGATGCTATCTACAAATATCCACATGAATTCTCTGGTGGTCAACGTCAAAGAATTGGGGTAGCACGTGCTGTAGCCACTAGACCGAAGTTGATCGTAGCAGATGAGCCAACCTCAGCTTTGGACTTGTCTGTTCAAGCACAAGTTTTGAACTTTATGAAACATATTCAACAAGAATATAATATTGCCTACCTCTTCATTTCACACGACTTGGGTGTTGTAAAGCATATGTCAGAAGATATTGCTATTATGCACCGGGGACGTTTTGTAGAAATTGGTAAACGTGATCAGATTTATAAGAATCCAATGCATATTTATACAAAGCGTCTACTTTCTGCAATTCCTGTTGTTGATGTTGAAAATAGGGAAAAACATAAGGAAGAGCGTCAACGTGTAGAACAAGAATTTTTGCAAGATCAAGATAAATGGTATGAAAAAGATGGTCGTGTATTACCACTACAAAAAGTTGGCGAGCGTCATTTCGTTGCTTTACCTAAAGATATGATTGAGCAAGAATTGAAGGAGGGAGAATAG
- the opp4B gene encoding oligopeptide ABC transporter permease, with the protein MWKTVLRRILIMIPQLLILSLLVFILAKMMPGDPFTGMINPNSDPKEIARLRQEYGLNDPVWVQYTRWLGNMFHGDLGQSYIQKVPVTSLIWDRAVNTFWLSLMTVVLTYVIAIPLGVTAGRHQDEWQDHGVQIFNYITFAVPPFVFYILGIWLFGFTLGWFPISGSVSADVNPGTLAYFWSRIYHLILPSILCALISTTTIVQYLRTGIVDNKVEDYVRTARSKGVPENVVFNKHILRNSLLPIAAFFGNTITGLLSGSMVIESVFSYPGMGKLFLDSIGQRDYTTLTALILLFGVLTLVGNLLSDIIMSIIDPRIRIK; encoded by the coding sequence ATGTGGAAAACGGTTTTACGTCGAATCCTGATTATGATCCCCCAGTTACTTATCTTGAGTTTACTAGTCTTTATTTTAGCTAAAATGATGCCTGGTGACCCATTTACTGGAATGATTAATCCGAATTCAGACCCTAAGGAAATTGCAAGATTAAGACAAGAATATGGATTGAACGATCCAGTTTGGGTGCAATATACTCGCTGGCTTGGAAATATGTTCCATGGTGATTTAGGACAATCATATATTCAAAAGGTTCCAGTCACTTCTTTGATTTGGGATCGTGCAGTTAACACTTTCTGGTTGTCTTTAATGACTGTTGTCTTAACTTATGTAATTGCGATTCCATTAGGTGTTACTGCAGGTCGTCACCAAGATGAATGGCAAGATCATGGAGTACAAATTTTTAACTATATTACATTCGCAGTACCTCCATTTGTTTTCTACATTTTAGGTATTTGGCTATTCGGCTTTACTTTAGGTTGGTTCCCAATCTCAGGTTCCGTTAGTGCAGATGTAAACCCAGGAACACTTGCTTATTTCTGGAGTAGAATTTATCACTTGATTTTGCCTTCAATTCTTTGTGCTTTAATCTCTACTACAACTATTGTTCAATACTTAAGAACTGGTATTGTTGATAACAAGGTTGAAGATTATGTAAGAACTGCACGTAGTAAAGGTGTACCTGAAAATGTTGTCTTTAATAAACATATTTTAAGAAACTCACTTTTACCAATTGCTGCATTCTTTGGTAATACTATTACTGGTTTACTTTCCGGTTCAATGGTTATTGAATCAGTATTTAGTTATCCTGGTATGGGTAAATTGTTCCTTGATTCTATTGGACAACGTGACTACACAACTTTAACTGCATTGATTTTATTGTTTGGTGTGTTAACTTTAGTTGGTAACTTGTTATCTGATATTATCATGAGTATTATTGACCCAAGAATTCGGATTAAGTAG
- a CDS encoding ABC transporter permease yields the protein MAKDKNTSKKDQNAKTSLPPSGFKIIVREVWRDKVAFVSFCIIVAILLFTFVGSLFLNKSQVTEINIAEAYYAWGESGHVFGTDDGGRDILKLLMMGGRNSILIGLSVTVLCEGVGLLVGLFSGYFGGVTDAVIMRIVDFIQILPQFPIIIVLTTVIPNYNAWTLVLLISMFGWTTTARYFRAFVLSQREREYVLASKTSGSSNLTIMFREVLPNITSALVIDVVLMIAGNIGIETTLSFLGYGLPTTTPSLGTLIGFANDPVNVTTRPWLWMPATILLLVISLSINYVGRALQRAGDARQREN from the coding sequence ATGGCTAAAGATAAAAATACATCGAAAAAAGATCAAAATGCTAAAACCTCTCTACCACCATCTGGATTTAAGATCATTGTGCGTGAGGTTTGGCGTGATAAGGTAGCATTTGTTTCATTCTGTATTATTGTAGCTATCTTATTATTCACTTTTGTTGGTTCTTTATTCTTAAATAAGAGTCAAGTAACAGAGATTAATATTGCAGAAGCATATTATGCTTGGGGTGAATCTGGTCACGTCTTTGGTACAGACGATGGTGGCCGTGATATCTTGAAGTTACTAATGATGGGTGGCCGTAACTCTATTTTGATTGGTCTATCTGTTACTGTTCTTTGTGAAGGTGTCGGACTTTTAGTTGGTTTGTTCTCAGGTTACTTTGGTGGGGTAACTGACGCAGTTATCATGCGTATAGTTGATTTCATCCAAATTTTACCTCAATTCCCAATCATTATTGTTTTAACTACTGTTATTCCTAACTACAATGCTTGGACTTTAGTATTATTGATTTCTATGTTTGGGTGGACAACAACGGCAAGATATTTCCGGGCGTTTGTTTTGTCACAGAGAGAACGAGAATATGTCTTGGCTTCCAAGACTTCCGGTTCTTCTAACTTAACAATTATGTTCCGTGAAGTTTTGCCTAACATTACTTCAGCTTTGGTAATTGACGTCGTATTAATGATCGCCGGAAATATTGGTATTGAAACTACTTTATCCTTCTTGGGATATGGATTACCAACTACTACACCATCCCTTGGTACTTTAATTGGATTTGCTAATGACCCAGTTAATGTTACTACCCGTCCATGGCTATGGATGCCAGCAACTATCTTGTTATTGGTCATTTCCTTGAGTATTAACTACGTTGGTCGTGCTCTTCAAAGAGCTGGGGATGCTCGTCAACGTGAAAATTAA
- a CDS encoding oligopeptide ABC transporter substrate-binding protein — MKKAKLFGSLTLLSGVALTLAACGNNSNSKVDNPTKNFKSATPKKAVKKGGTVSVALESDTPFTGIFLNELSDTQNDSDAMAPANEGLFDTDDTYQINDKGPATLKLDNDNKTATIKIKNGVKWSDGKQVTAKDVEYSYEIIANKATKSSRYTDSLQNIVGMSEYHDGKSNTISGIEMPDGENGRTVVIHFKEMKPGMKFSGNGYFWETAAPYHYLKDIPFDKLQSSDQVRKKPLFFGPYKMSKVVRGQAVTFVPNKYYWRGTPKLDKVTIQVLNPNSASQAIKSHKYDIAGVINTQWKNVANTDNVNWIAKIPLSYRYLGFKVGKWDAAKGENVMDKNAKMNNKALRQAIAYGMNISAVNKRYTNGLTFHIPTLIPAQFGKYFDKNVKGYDYNIKKGNEILDKAGYKKKGKYRVQPNGKPLTIHFAAMSGDSTQEPIIQNYIQQWKKLGLNVKLTGGRLMEMNSFYDKVQNDSKDVDMFMGAWSLSSEPSPNDLYSAKAPYNFSRFVTAKNTKLLQEMDSQKAFNTNYRVKKFHEWQKYMDDEAYVVPVSNNYSVNAVNSKITGYSLKPSAANSLWYNVGIAK, encoded by the coding sequence ATGAAGAAAGCCAAACTATTTGGAAGTTTAACTTTACTTTCTGGTGTTGCTTTAACATTAGCAGCATGTGGTAACAATTCAAATTCAAAAGTAGATAACCCAACTAAGAACTTTAAATCAGCTACTCCAAAGAAAGCTGTTAAAAAGGGTGGTACAGTAAGTGTTGCACTTGAATCTGATACACCATTTACTGGTATCTTTTTAAATGAACTTTCCGATACTCAGAATGACTCTGATGCTATGGCACCTGCTAATGAAGGATTATTTGATACTGATGATACTTATCAAATTAATGACAAAGGACCAGCTACATTAAAATTAGATAATGATAACAAAACTGCTACTATTAAAATTAAGAATGGTGTTAAGTGGTCAGATGGTAAGCAAGTAACTGCTAAGGATGTTGAATATTCTTACGAAATTATTGCTAACAAGGCAACTAAGTCATCACGTTATACTGACTCACTTCAAAATATTGTTGGTATGAGTGAATACCACGATGGTAAATCTAACACTATTTCTGGTATTGAAATGCCGGATGGTGAAAATGGAAGAACCGTTGTTATTCACTTCAAAGAAATGAAGCCAGGTATGAAGTTCAGTGGTAACGGCTACTTCTGGGAAACTGCAGCTCCATATCACTATTTGAAGGATATCCCATTTGATAAGTTACAATCATCTGATCAAGTAAGAAAGAAGCCACTATTCTTTGGTCCATATAAGATGAGTAAGGTTGTACGTGGTCAAGCAGTAACATTTGTACCTAATAAGTATTACTGGAGAGGTACACCAAAATTAGATAAAGTAACAATTCAAGTTTTGAACCCAAACTCAGCTTCTCAAGCCATTAAGAGTCATAAGTATGATATTGCCGGTGTAATCAATACTCAATGGAAGAACGTTGCCAATACTGATAATGTTAACTGGATCGCTAAGATTCCTTTGTCTTATCGTTACCTAGGTTTTAAGGTAGGTAAGTGGGATGCAGCTAAAGGCGAAAACGTAATGGATAAGAATGCAAAAATGAATAATAAAGCATTACGTCAAGCTATTGCTTATGGTATGAATATCTCCGCTGTAAACAAACGTTATACCAACGGTTTGACTTTCCATATTCCAACTTTAATTCCAGCACAATTTGGTAAGTACTTCGATAAAAATGTTAAGGGCTACGATTACAATATCAAGAAGGGGAATGAAATTCTTGATAAAGCTGGATATAAGAAGAAGGGTAAGTACCGTGTTCAACCAAATGGTAAGCCTTTAACTATCCATTTTGCAGCTATGAGTGGTGACTCTACTCAAGAACCAATTATTCAAAACTATATCCAACAATGGAAGAAATTAGGCTTGAATGTTAAGTTAACTGGTGGTCGTTTGATGGAAATGAACTCCTTCTATGACAAGGTCCAAAATGATTCTAAAGACGTAGATATGTTCATGGGTGCATGGTCATTATCTTCAGAACCATCACCAAATGACTTGTACAGCGCAAAAGCACCATACAACTTTAGTCGTTTTGTAACTGCTAAGAACACTAAGTTACTTCAAGAAATGGATTCACAAAAGGCATTTAATACTAATTACCGTGTTAAGAAATTCCATGAATGGCAAAAATATATGGATGATGAAGCGTATGTCGTTCCAGTATCTAATAACTACAGTGTAAATGCAGTTAATAGTAAGATCACAGGCTATTCATTGAAACCTTCAGCAGCAAACAGCTTATGGTACAATGTAGGAATTGCAAAATAA
- a CDS encoding oligopeptide ABC transporter substrate-binding protein produces MKKGKLIGTLTLLSGVALTLAACGNSNSNNTSHPNFKESTPKKTIKDGGNVSVAVVTDTPFTGIFNDELSTNNTDSEVMQYGDESLFATNNTYKYVKGGAADIKINKDAKTATITINPKVKWSDGQPLVAKDYEYAYEIIANKATHSQRYTSSLANLEGLEEYHDGKSNTISGIEMPDGENGRTVVLHFKEMKPGMTQSGNGYIWEAAAPYHYLKDVPFDKLISSNKIRKNPLFYGPYKVSKVVRGQSVSWVPNEHYYKGKPHLKKITASVITPASVAQSIKSNKFDVTQVSNSQWPNIKGAKGVNFIANIPLSYSYLGFKVGKWDAAKGENVMNKDAKMNNRSLRQAIAYGMNVDQVYKRYSSGLSFRIPTLIPKQFGDYFDKNVKGYTYNIKKGNELLDKAGYKKKGTYRVQPNGKPLTIRLAAMSGSKVQEPIIQNYIQQWKKMGLNVKLTGGRLMEMNSFYDKVQNDSKDVDMFIGAWSLSSEPSPQDLYGAKAPFNYSRFVTKENTDLLNDIDSQKAFNNSYRVKKFHQWQAYMDKEAYVVPVANSYSIYAINNKLTGYSLEPSKSMGGGFPNWYYVGYAK; encoded by the coding sequence ATGAAGAAAGGCAAATTAATTGGTACATTAACTTTGCTTTCAGGTGTAGCTCTAACTTTAGCAGCCTGTGGTAATAGTAATAGCAATAATACTAGTCATCCTAATTTCAAGGAGTCAACTCCTAAGAAGACAATTAAGGATGGTGGAAATGTCAGCGTTGCTGTAGTTACTGATACACCGTTTACTGGTATTTTTAATGATGAATTGTCTACTAACAATACAGACTCAGAAGTAATGCAATATGGTGATGAATCATTATTTGCTACAAATAATACCTATAAATACGTTAAGGGTGGAGCAGCAGACATTAAAATTAATAAAGATGCCAAAACTGCAACCATTACCATTAATCCTAAAGTTAAGTGGTCTGATGGCCAGCCCTTAGTTGCAAAAGATTATGAATACGCCTATGAAATTATTGCAAATAAGGCAACACATTCTCAGCGTTATACTTCAAGTTTAGCTAATCTTGAAGGATTAGAAGAATACCATGATGGAAAGTCCAATACTATTTCAGGTATTGAAATGCCAGACGGCGAAAATGGTCGTACAGTAGTGCTCCACTTTAAAGAAATGAAGCCAGGTATGACGCAAAGTGGTAATGGATATATTTGGGAAGCAGCAGCTCCATATCATTACTTAAAAGATGTTCCATTTGATAAACTTATTTCAAGCAATAAGATTCGGAAGAATCCATTGTTCTATGGGCCATATAAAGTAAGTAAAGTGGTTCGTGGACAATCAGTTTCCTGGGTTCCAAATGAACATTACTATAAAGGTAAACCACACTTAAAGAAGATAACTGCTTCAGTAATTACTCCAGCTTCAGTTGCTCAATCAATTAAGAGTAATAAATTCGATGTAACGCAAGTAAGTAATTCTCAATGGCCAAATATTAAGGGTGCTAAAGGAGTAAACTTTATTGCTAATATTCCACTTTCATATAGTTACTTAGGCTTTAAAGTGGGTAAATGGGATGCAGCCAAGGGCGAAAATGTGATGAATAAGGATGCAAAGATGAATAATCGTTCTCTTCGTCAAGCTATTGCCTATGGTATGAATGTTGACCAAGTTTATAAGAGATACTCATCAGGTCTTTCATTTAGAATTCCAACTTTAATTCCAAAGCAATTCGGTGATTACTTTGATAAGAATGTTAAGGGATACACTTATAACATTAAAAAGGGTAATGAACTATTAGATAAGGCTGGATATAAGAAGAAGGGAACTTACCGTGTTCAACCAAATGGTAAACCTTTAACTATTCGTTTAGCTGCCATGAGTGGTAGTAAAGTTCAAGAACCAATCATTCAAAATTACATTCAACAATGGAAGAAAATGGGCTTGAATGTTAAGTTAACTGGTGGTCGTTTAATGGAAATGAATTCCTTCTACGATAAGGTTCAAAATGATTCTAAAGACGTAGATATGTTCATTGGTGCATGGTCACTTTCTTCTGAACCATCACCTCAAGACTTATACGGCGCAAAGGCACCATTTAACTACAGTAGATTTGTCACTAAAGAAAACACTGACTTGTTGAACGATATTGATTCTCAAAAAGCCTTTAATAATAGCTACAGAGTTAAGAAATTCCATCAATGGCAAGCATACATGGATAAGGAAGCTTATGTTGTGCCAGTTGCTAATAGCTACAGCATTTACGCAATTAACAATAAGTTAACTGGATACTCATTAGAGCCATCTAAGAGTATGGGTGGTGGATTCCCTAACTGGTACTACGTTGGCTATGCAAAATAA